In Miscanthus floridulus cultivar M001 chromosome 5, ASM1932011v1, whole genome shotgun sequence, one genomic interval encodes:
- the LOC136452295 gene encoding LOW QUALITY PROTEIN: uncharacterized protein (The sequence of the model RefSeq protein was modified relative to this genomic sequence to represent the inferred CDS: deleted 1 base in 1 codon), with the protein MSVGSKSLPARRGNDGHENGDGAVVREEEGDLARGGGGGGSRGRSRKQKSARYDRCFSGLELSIGPGPLKDVDAGKLKGQIKRWAKAVVAFARQISFGSPRSAPTPPGDDDDTPRSAPLRASRSSSRLGARGVKEGASDVRA; encoded by the exons ATGTCGGTGGGCAGCAAGTCGCTGCCGGCGCGGCGCGGCAACGACGGACATGAGAACGGCGACGGCGCCGTGgtgagggaggaggagggcgacttggccaggggcggcggcggcggcggtagccgC GGCCGGAGCAGGAAGCAGAAGTCGGCGCGGTACGACCGCTGCTTCTCGGGGCTGGAGCTCAGCATCGGGCCGGGCCCGTTGAAGGACGTGGACGCCGGGAAGCTCAAGGGCCAGATCAAGAGGTGGGCGAAGGCCGTCGTGGCCTTTGCGCGCCAGATCAGCTTCGGCTCGCCGAGGTCCGCGCCCACGCCgcccggcgacgacgacgacacgcCGCGATCGGCCCCGTTGCGGGCGTCCAGGTCCTCCAGCCGCCTCGGTGCCCGTGGCGTCAAAGAAGGAGCTTCCGACGTGAGAGCTTGA